A region of Nitrospinota bacterium DNA encodes the following proteins:
- a CDS encoding sigma-54-dependent Fis family transcriptional regulator translates to MMKNNTSKKILIVDDESEMRVALETTLQRENYQLVCAEDGKQALEQFDNNVFDLVLTDVRMPKLNGLELLREVKERSPHTPVVMMTAYGTIDNAVEAMKEGAFDYLIKGSGFSADVLVSTVKRAFLNPQEFIPPVRPSGVVDKTGSSGKRIVTQDEEMKKLLKLAENVAYSKSTVLIMGETGTGKELFARYIHQCSPRSDKPFMAVNCAALPEGLLESELFGHEKGSFTGATENKEGKFELAHQSSLLLDEVTEMSLPLQAKLLRVLQEHEVDKVGGKAPIPVDVRVIATTNRDIRRRIQDQEFREDLYYRLNVVPLVLIPLRERKDDIPLLAEYFMNEFCQENSRAPIKIDPATMVLLKKYRWPGNIRELGNIIERSCLMCQGDTLLPAHLFFDDEPLSPSKKDAAPKLSGTIYEMEKELIQQTLEEFNGNKTKAADSLGISIRTLRNKLNEYNEAEKE, encoded by the coding sequence TTGATGAAAAATAATACTTCAAAGAAAATTCTGATCGTTGATGACGAATCTGAAATGAGGGTTGCGCTGGAAACTACCCTTCAGCGAGAGAACTATCAACTTGTTTGTGCGGAAGACGGTAAGCAGGCCCTGGAGCAGTTTGACAATAATGTGTTCGACCTGGTTTTGACGGATGTGCGTATGCCAAAATTAAATGGGTTGGAGCTATTGCGCGAAGTTAAAGAGCGATCTCCACATACGCCAGTGGTTATGATGACTGCCTATGGAACTATTGATAATGCCGTGGAGGCTATGAAGGAAGGAGCATTTGATTACCTGATAAAAGGTTCCGGATTTTCTGCTGATGTCCTGGTTTCCACTGTCAAGCGAGCTTTTTTGAACCCTCAGGAATTTATTCCTCCTGTCCGGCCTTCAGGTGTGGTTGATAAAACAGGTTCCTCAGGCAAGAGAATTGTAACCCAGGATGAGGAAATGAAAAAGCTCCTGAAGTTAGCCGAAAACGTTGCTTACAGCAAATCGACGGTTCTCATTATGGGTGAAACCGGAACTGGAAAGGAATTGTTTGCGCGTTATATCCATCAATGCAGCCCTCGTTCGGATAAACCTTTCATGGCAGTCAATTGCGCTGCTTTGCCAGAGGGATTGCTTGAATCAGAATTATTTGGACATGAAAAAGGGTCGTTCACCGGGGCCACGGAAAATAAGGAAGGAAAATTTGAACTTGCGCATCAAAGCTCTTTGCTCCTGGATGAGGTTACAGAGATGAGTTTGCCTTTGCAGGCCAAACTGCTCAGGGTTTTACAAGAACACGAAGTCGATAAGGTGGGCGGTAAAGCTCCAATTCCTGTTGATGTGAGGGTGATTGCCACCACAAACAGGGACATCCGACGAAGGATTCAGGATCAGGAGTTCCGGGAAGATTTGTACTACAGATTGAATGTGGTTCCGCTTGTTCTAATTCCTTTGCGTGAAAGAAAGGATGACATCCCGCTGTTGGCAGAATATTTTATGAACGAGTTTTGTCAGGAAAATTCACGCGCTCCAATAAAGATAGATCCCGCTACTATGGTCTTGCTGAAAAAATACCGGTGGCCCGGTAATATCCGCGAACTTGGAAATATTATTGAACGGTCCTGCTTGATGTGCCAGGGAGATACTCTGCTTCCTGCGCATCTGTTTTTTGATGATGAGCCTCTCTCACCTAGTAAAAAAGACGCGGCACCGAAACTATCGGGAACAATCTACGAAATGGAAAAAGAACTCATCCAACAAACATTGGAAGAGTTCAATGGCAATAAAACAAAAGCCGCGGACTCTTTGGGCATCAGCATACGCACACTTCGTAACAAGCTTAATGAATATAACGAAGCTGAGAAGGAATAA